The following are encoded together in the Candidatus Fermentibacter sp. genome:
- a CDS encoding sulfatase, which yields MTPWARRRYKRPDEPAAVESSDDEPPEPPGRTMDQTRPECAGLSRTASLIRACDLLLALAILLLMTGCGRDARPNILLILLDTTRADHLSCYGYGRGTTPSLDSLAEAGTRFERAMSGSPWTLPSMATIFTGLTERSHKARLSDGVFYGVDPGLPYLPELLARSGYGTAAFFNVIYMSEHFGFHRGFEHFDCRGLEEVTQSRSAGETVDAFLAWLATRDGEEAPFFAAVHFFDPHATYDPPSPYDTLYADPDYSGLFDRDWGVMADMFDANSGAVVVDSAGARNLVNLYDGELAYTDAEIGRLLGGLRASGYGGSTLVIVIGDHGEEFGEHGRYTHGHSLHAELLDVPLIISGCGVPSRQVVEGLVGTIDVAPTILAAADVQAPEIMPGRSLLLPDHDPERILAASGLGGGESREACVRQAARKVIWNSDTGEAVMFDQASDPGENAPLPPDDTLLQEVLYYWATPPDGQPAAVPWSSAVTDQLRDLGYIR from the coding sequence TTGACCCCCTGGGCAAGGCGCCGGTATAAACGTCCCGACGAACCCGCGGCTGTCGAGTCTTCCGACGACGAACCGCCCGAACCCCCCGGGAGAACGATGGACCAGACCAGGCCGGAATGTGCAGGGCTTTCGCGAACTGCGAGCCTGATCCGTGCATGCGATCTCCTGCTCGCCCTGGCGATCCTGCTCCTGATGACGGGTTGCGGAAGGGATGCCAGGCCGAACATCCTCCTGATCCTCCTCGACACTACCAGGGCCGACCACCTGAGCTGCTACGGGTACGGGAGGGGGACGACCCCCAGCCTCGACAGCCTGGCTGAAGCAGGGACCAGGTTCGAGCGGGCCATGAGCGGCAGCCCCTGGACTCTTCCCTCGATGGCTACGATCTTCACCGGCCTCACCGAGAGATCCCACAAGGCCCGGCTCAGCGACGGCGTCTTCTACGGGGTGGACCCCGGACTCCCCTACCTGCCGGAGCTTCTGGCCAGGAGCGGCTACGGGACCGCGGCATTCTTCAACGTGATCTACATGAGCGAGCATTTCGGCTTCCACAGGGGATTCGAGCACTTCGACTGCCGCGGTCTCGAGGAGGTCACGCAGAGCAGGTCCGCCGGTGAGACCGTCGATGCATTCCTCGCCTGGCTCGCGACCAGGGACGGCGAGGAAGCACCTTTCTTCGCAGCGGTCCACTTCTTCGATCCTCATGCCACGTACGACCCTCCATCACCCTACGACACCCTCTACGCGGACCCGGACTATTCGGGGCTCTTCGACCGTGACTGGGGGGTGATGGCCGACATGTTCGATGCGAATTCGGGGGCGGTAGTCGTCGACTCGGCCGGGGCTCGCAACCTGGTAAACCTCTACGACGGCGAACTTGCGTACACGGATGCGGAGATAGGCAGGCTGCTGGGCGGTCTGCGGGCATCAGGGTACGGCGGCAGCACTCTCGTCATCGTCATAGGAGATCACGGGGAGGAGTTCGGCGAGCACGGCAGGTACACCCACGGGCATTCGCTCCACGCCGAACTGCTCGATGTGCCGCTGATCATCTCCGGTTGCGGCGTCCCATCCCGTCAGGTCGTCGAAGGCCTGGTCGGCACGATCGACGTGGCCCCGACGATCCTGGCCGCCGCGGATGTCCAGGCTCCGGAGATCATGCCGGGAAGAAGCCTGCTCCTGCCCGACCACGACCCGGAGAGGATCCTCGCCGCAAGCGGGCTCGGAGGCGGAGAGAGCAGGGAGGCCTGCGTCAGGCAGGCCGCCAGGAAGGTCATCTGGAACTCGGACACCGGAGAAGCCGTGATGTTCGATCAGGCTTCCGACCCCGGGGAGAATGCCCCCCTGCCTCCCGATGACACGCTGCTGCAGGAGGTGCTGTACTACTGGGCGACCCCGCCCGACGGCCAGCCCGCGGCGGTCCCCTGGAGCAGCGCGGTGACGGACCAGCTCAGGGATCTCGGATACATCAGGTAG
- a CDS encoding 6-bladed beta-propeller, with protein MRSFSVFASILLGILPGCSRPPEEIFRTTVEMTIDGNDPGAIFTPAGLCVDDSGRVLVLDRYMGQVDIFNPDGSFVASFGGWGEGPGRLSWLFFNFCVDDAGNVYLIDERRIIEVFDRNGSFARSMDPDEPPGFWQIFDIAVSDSIIVLNCTSPLAEDSWNAITVTGTDGRILRRFGGTASDLDGMPPALVDFYRSCTIDIDDEGSIYYTSIMDYAVCKYTAEGALVFGSVPESSPEPVVDIPDPDEFRGVSLVRPAVWDLCVAGGMVFVVRGEPDEARGSRVDVFSAETGEFLGFLYTGVPAGGMPYCIRVSGGSLYTADADGAIVYKLALGRL; from the coding sequence TTGAGATCGTTCTCCGTATTCGCATCGATCCTGCTCGGTATCCTCCCGGGCTGTTCCCGGCCGCCCGAGGAGATCTTCCGGACAACCGTCGAGATGACCATCGACGGCAACGATCCCGGCGCTATTTTCACTCCCGCCGGGCTCTGCGTCGATGACTCCGGGCGCGTGCTCGTCCTCGACCGCTACATGGGTCAGGTCGACATCTTCAACCCGGATGGTTCGTTCGTTGCCTCGTTCGGAGGATGGGGCGAGGGGCCGGGCAGGCTGTCCTGGCTGTTCTTCAACTTCTGCGTCGACGATGCGGGCAACGTCTACCTCATAGACGAAAGACGCATCATAGAGGTCTTCGACCGGAACGGCTCCTTCGCCCGGAGTATGGACCCCGACGAACCACCCGGCTTCTGGCAGATATTCGACATCGCCGTCTCGGATTCCATCATCGTCCTGAACTGCACGTCGCCTCTCGCCGAGGACTCATGGAACGCCATCACCGTAACCGGGACGGACGGACGGATCCTTCGCCGCTTCGGGGGGACAGCCTCCGATCTCGATGGCATGCCGCCAGCGCTCGTCGACTTCTATCGATCCTGTACGATCGACATCGACGATGAAGGCAGCATCTACTACACCAGCATCATGGACTATGCGGTCTGCAAGTACACCGCCGAGGGTGCGCTCGTCTTCGGATCGGTCCCGGAGTCGAGCCCGGAGCCTGTTGTGGATATCCCCGACCCCGACGAGTTTCGTGGCGTCAGCCTGGTCAGGCCGGCAGTCTGGGATCTCTGCGTGGCCGGCGGAATGGTCTTCGTCGTCCGGGGAGAGCCGGACGAGGCTCGCGGTTCTCGCGTGGACGTGTTCTCGGCGGAAACCGGGGAATTCCTGGGCTTCCTGTACACCGGGGTTCCTGCAGGAGGCATGCCCTACTGCATCCGCGTCAGCGGCGGCAGCCTCTATACCGCCGATGCAGACGGCGCAATCGTCTACAAGCTGGCACTCGGCCGCCTCTGA
- a CDS encoding endonuclease, whose product MRVRHAPALMAVAAVLAGTAFAGIPAGYYDPAAGLSGLALQAALHGIIDDHESISYDAIWLAFYTTDDRPDGYVWDMYSDIPGGTPPYLYTFGEDEGGSASAEGQGYNREHSWPKSWFGDQAPMNTDLFHIVPTDIYVNNRRGSYPFGEVASPAWTSMNGSRLGPCSWPGYSGTVFEPIDAFKGDFARNYFYMATRYYTEDAGWPGSPMTSGSQLLEWAEGMLIAWHLSDPVGAKELDRNEAVYAIQENRNPFIDHPEYVLMIYEPTGIEYPGEAPSLVAAAASPNPFSGSVGIVFTLSAPAEVDLTVYDVYGREVVEVLEDAAYCAGEHEVPWDGAGASGEAVPPGVYLCRIAVPGAGSVCQVLKL is encoded by the coding sequence ATGAGAGTACGCCATGCCCCGGCCCTGATGGCCGTCGCCGCCGTCCTGGCGGGAACGGCCTTCGCCGGCATACCGGCAGGCTACTACGACCCGGCCGCCGGCCTCTCCGGGCTGGCGCTGCAGGCCGCGCTGCACGGCATAATCGACGACCACGAGTCCATCAGCTACGACGCCATATGGCTGGCCTTCTACACCACCGACGACAGGCCCGACGGATACGTCTGGGACATGTACTCCGACATCCCCGGCGGCACTCCTCCCTATCTCTACACTTTCGGCGAGGACGAGGGCGGATCGGCCAGCGCCGAGGGGCAGGGCTACAACCGTGAGCATTCCTGGCCCAAGAGCTGGTTCGGCGACCAGGCCCCGATGAACACGGATCTCTTCCACATCGTCCCCACCGACATCTACGTGAACAACCGCAGGGGCAGCTACCCCTTCGGAGAAGTAGCCTCGCCCGCCTGGACCTCGATGAACGGCAGCCGGCTCGGGCCGTGCTCGTGGCCGGGCTACTCGGGCACGGTCTTCGAGCCGATCGATGCCTTCAAGGGGGATTTCGCGCGCAACTACTTCTACATGGCGACCCGGTACTACACCGAGGACGCGGGATGGCCCGGCAGCCCCATGACCAGCGGATCCCAGCTCCTCGAATGGGCCGAGGGCATGCTCATCGCCTGGCATCTGTCCGACCCGGTGGGCGCGAAGGAGCTCGACCGCAACGAGGCCGTCTACGCCATTCAGGAGAACAGGAATCCCTTCATCGACCATCCCGAGTATGTGCTGATGATCTACGAGCCCACCGGCATAGAGTATCCGGGCGAGGCCCCCTCGCTCGTCGCGGCTGCCGCGTCGCCCAACCCGTTCTCCGGATCGGTCGGGATCGTCTTCACCCTCTCCGCTCCCGCCGAAGTCGATCTGACGGTGTACGACGTGTACGGCAGGGAGGTCGTGGAGGTTCTCGAAGATGCCGCGTACTGCGCCGGAGAGCACGAGGTTCCCTGGGACGGTGCAGGCGCATCCGGGGAGGCAGTTCCTCCCGGGGTCTACCTGTGCAGGATCGCGGTCCCCGGGGCCGGTTCGGTCTGCCAGGTCCTCAAGCTCTGA
- a CDS encoding DNRLRE domain-containing protein, giving the protein MFTFMLSCLLAAACTASSEVVTLTPVKDAYICDCKPDSTNPNGGPTHIYFGRYGSCYDRTLIEWDLSAIPAGATIESAVMRFYCFGFYGAQSGQPVFYLVDESWSEETVTFNTQPDYGTTPSAAGAWPAAHTWFEQDVTAFVQAWTGGSHPNHGVYCTSTGTTATCVPGFWSKDSGDESVWPQLVVTYSMADLDGETWAGIKAAE; this is encoded by the coding sequence ATGTTCACTTTCATGCTCTCGTGCCTGCTCGCTGCGGCCTGTACCGCATCCTCCGAGGTGGTCACGCTCACTCCGGTGAAGGATGCCTACATCTGCGACTGCAAGCCCGACTCCACGAATCCCAACGGCGGGCCGACACACATCTACTTCGGCAGGTACGGGTCGTGCTACGACCGGACACTCATCGAGTGGGACCTCTCGGCGATCCCTGCGGGCGCGACCATCGAGTCCGCCGTCATGAGGTTCTACTGCTTCGGCTTCTACGGCGCTCAGTCCGGACAGCCCGTCTTCTATCTGGTCGACGAGTCCTGGAGCGAAGAAACCGTGACCTTCAACACCCAGCCGGACTACGGGACGACTCCGTCCGCCGCGGGCGCATGGCCGGCGGCCCACACATGGTTCGAACAGGACGTCACCGCATTCGTGCAGGCCTGGACAGGAGGCTCGCATCCCAACCACGGGGTGTACTGCACATCCACGGGGACGACGGCCACATGCGTCCCGGGCTTCTGGTCGAAGGATTCGGGAGACGAATCGGTCTGGCCTCAACTCGTCGTGACCTACTCCATGGCAGATCTCGACGGGGAGACGTGGGCGGGGATCAAAGCCGCGGAGTAG
- a CDS encoding class I SAM-dependent methyltransferase, with translation MTIAGFVYSTLQSLQAPVIRRWYDHMTRIDRDGNMLFMNYGWAGLDEPRSLRLEPEDEPFRYCMQLYDRVAGAVDLEGLRVLEVGCGRGGGASFVHRYHRPVSMTGLDFAPKSVEFCMARHAVPGLSFVRGDAGALSFPDAEFDAVINVESSHCYPSMKAFLEGVSRILRPGGHFLYTDYHSPAQLVELRRMFGECGLSLVEEEDISANVLRALELDNDRKKALITKLVPRGLRHMFCEFAGMEGTHTFNRSFRTGDRIYSRFVLRKPAPESVEDAEIRELQPAGV, from the coding sequence ATGACGATAGCGGGGTTCGTGTATTCCACGCTCCAGAGTCTCCAGGCCCCTGTGATCCGCAGATGGTACGACCATATGACCCGCATCGACCGGGACGGGAACATGCTGTTCATGAACTACGGCTGGGCCGGGCTCGACGAGCCTCGTTCCCTGCGTCTCGAACCCGAGGACGAGCCTTTCAGGTACTGCATGCAGCTCTACGACCGCGTCGCCGGTGCGGTGGACCTCGAGGGGCTGAGGGTTCTCGAGGTCGGATGCGGCAGGGGCGGGGGCGCGAGCTTCGTCCACAGGTACCACCGTCCCGTGTCCATGACGGGGCTCGACTTCGCCCCGAAGAGCGTCGAGTTCTGCATGGCGAGGCATGCGGTACCGGGGCTCTCCTTCGTCCGCGGCGACGCGGGTGCCCTGTCCTTCCCCGACGCCGAGTTCGACGCCGTCATCAACGTCGAGTCGTCGCACTGCTACCCTTCCATGAAGGCCTTCCTGGAGGGCGTGTCGAGGATCCTCAGGCCGGGCGGCCACTTCCTCTACACCGACTACCATTCGCCGGCGCAGCTCGTGGAGCTGAGAAGGATGTTCGGCGAATGCGGCCTGTCGCTGGTCGAGGAGGAGGACATCAGTGCAAACGTCCTGAGGGCGCTGGAGCTCGACAACGACAGGAAGAAGGCCCTCATAACGAAGCTCGTCCCCAGGGGCCTGAGACACATGTTCTGCGAGTTCGCCGGGATGGAGGGGACGCACACCTTCAACCGCAGCTTCCGCACAGGCGATCGCATCTACTCGCGCTTCGTCCTCAGGAAGCCCGCGCCCGAATCCGTGGAAGACGCAGAGATCAGGGAACTCCAGCCCGCCGGAGTCTGA
- a CDS encoding 6-bladed beta-propeller gives MVSAIGTIVVCLAAGCGTDGSAPAAPAARTLSIVDSIGVASGDSDYVFGSIDRVCFGEDGSILVLDRISCLVRLFDAEGGLVRTVGGYGEGPGEYMNPTDMAILGDGRIIVCDIFSGGVHLLGTDLVDQGVRLPFYSDPPFQPVGTSDSSFVAGQLLVEPTADGVDATFLVGRFDLSQEASAVYFERTWEADPTRFTEIVDNVMHSAAWTADASGNVYCAPISFDSYEITGTAPDGTEILRVSLPVERVPRTPEEIADEKAFIDRRIASMGSSLAVDYEPSPWRYQISQLGIDGDGNLWVLRGTTETPTFDVWDAGGNRLYTVTVPGAGEDGIYWRFAIGEQGIAAWSDDPLDYPKVYLLELR, from the coding sequence GTGGTTTCCGCGATTGGCACGATCGTCGTCTGCCTTGCCGCAGGGTGCGGCACGGACGGATCGGCACCGGCGGCCCCTGCCGCGCGGACCCTTTCCATCGTCGATTCGATCGGCGTCGCTTCCGGCGATTCCGACTACGTCTTCGGCTCGATAGACAGGGTGTGTTTCGGCGAGGACGGATCCATTCTGGTCCTGGACAGGATCTCCTGCCTTGTCCGTTTGTTCGACGCGGAGGGCGGCCTGGTGCGTACGGTCGGCGGTTACGGCGAAGGTCCGGGAGAGTACATGAATCCCACGGACATGGCGATCCTCGGAGACGGCAGGATCATCGTGTGCGACATCTTCTCCGGCGGCGTGCACCTACTCGGTACCGACCTCGTCGATCAGGGCGTGCGGCTGCCCTTCTACTCGGATCCACCCTTCCAGCCCGTGGGAACCTCCGACTCCTCGTTCGTGGCCGGACAGCTCCTCGTCGAGCCGACCGCGGACGGCGTCGACGCAACCTTCCTGGTGGGGCGGTTCGACCTGTCACAGGAGGCCTCGGCGGTCTACTTCGAGAGGACCTGGGAGGCCGATCCGACCAGGTTCACCGAGATCGTAGACAACGTGATGCACTCGGCGGCATGGACCGCGGACGCCTCGGGAAACGTCTACTGCGCACCCATCTCCTTCGATTCCTACGAGATCACCGGCACGGCGCCCGACGGAACCGAGATCCTCCGCGTATCCCTCCCCGTCGAGCGGGTGCCCAGGACCCCGGAGGAGATCGCCGACGAGAAGGCGTTCATCGACAGAAGGATAGCGTCGATGGGCTCGTCTCTCGCAGTCGACTACGAACCTTCGCCCTGGAGATACCAGATCAGCCAGCTCGGGATCGACGGCGACGGCAACCTGTGGGTGCTCAGGGGGACGACGGAGACACCTACTTTCGACGTATGGGACGCCGGGGGGAACCGGCTGTACACGGTCACGGTCCCCGGGGCGGGCGAGGACGGCATCTACTGGCGGTTCGCGATCGGCGAGCAGGGCATCGCGGCCTGGTCCGACGACCCCCTCGACTACCCGAAGGTCTACCTGCTCGAGCTCCGCTGA
- a CDS encoding ABC transporter ATP-binding protein, producing the protein MKSIRLPLSLVKPYWRRSLCALGLLAALVAMDLAIPRLIQRLIDRGITPSDQAEVIRTGILMLALSVAGTAFAVGNNVLSVRVGESVARDLRRRLFRKIQSLSSRELDSTGTGQLMVRLTSDTAALQRLTQISLRIGTRAPLMMLGSLILMIRTNSGLALSMLPLLVVTSAAIILFVPRMEPLFGKVQARLDRLNTVLHENIAGVRLVRAFVRNDLEDGRFDSANGAFASDSAGVMRFMALLSPILTAFVNIGMVAVVWAGGLDAIRGGMTAGQLVAFSNYLLSTMTPLVMMTNLSNVWANGLASSRRILGVLDGMPAVEDRPGAVDVTAGAPGRIVFEGVSFRYPGSPVDAVTGVDLDIAPGSMTGFLGATGSGKTTLTGLVPRFYDPTEGRLLIDGIDLRDIRLASLRRFVAVVPQKSILFSGTVWDNVVFGRPEASIAEASEAARIACALEFIENLPQGWETRVEERGVNLSGGQKQRIAIARAVLARPRVLVLDDSTSSVDVETEARIQEALASSLPGCTRIVVAQRVSSVLSADRIVLLDEGRVAAAGPHSALLSESPLYREIYDSQLGDPEADGVEA; encoded by the coding sequence ATGAAATCGATCCGACTGCCTCTCTCGCTCGTGAAGCCGTACTGGAGGCGCTCCCTCTGCGCCCTCGGCCTCCTCGCGGCCCTCGTGGCGATGGACCTGGCGATCCCCCGGCTCATCCAGCGGCTCATAGACAGGGGCATCACCCCCTCCGACCAGGCCGAGGTCATCCGCACCGGGATCCTGATGCTCGCGCTGTCCGTCGCCGGCACCGCCTTCGCGGTGGGCAACAACGTCCTGTCGGTGAGGGTGGGCGAGAGCGTGGCCAGGGACCTGAGACGCAGGCTCTTCCGCAAGATCCAGTCCCTCTCCTCGCGCGAGCTCGACTCGACCGGCACGGGGCAGCTCATGGTCCGCCTCACGAGCGACACCGCGGCCCTTCAGCGGCTCACTCAGATCTCCCTGCGGATAGGCACGAGGGCTCCGCTGATGATGCTGGGCAGCCTGATCCTGATGATCCGGACCAACTCCGGTCTCGCTCTCTCCATGCTTCCCCTCCTGGTCGTCACCTCTGCCGCGATCATCCTCTTCGTGCCGAGGATGGAGCCGCTCTTCGGGAAGGTGCAGGCGAGGCTCGACAGGCTCAACACTGTGCTGCACGAGAACATCGCGGGTGTGCGCCTCGTCAGGGCCTTCGTCAGGAACGACCTCGAGGACGGCCGGTTCGACTCCGCGAACGGGGCCTTCGCCTCCGATTCCGCGGGAGTGATGAGGTTCATGGCCCTTCTCTCACCCATCCTCACCGCTTTCGTGAACATCGGCATGGTGGCGGTGGTGTGGGCCGGAGGCCTCGACGCGATCAGGGGCGGGATGACCGCCGGGCAGCTCGTGGCCTTCAGCAACTACCTGCTCAGCACGATGACGCCGCTCGTGATGATGACCAACCTCTCCAACGTCTGGGCCAACGGCCTCGCTTCGTCGCGCAGGATCCTGGGCGTCCTGGACGGGATGCCGGCGGTGGAGGACCGCCCGGGGGCGGTGGACGTCACGGCCGGAGCACCAGGGCGGATCGTGTTCGAAGGGGTGTCGTTCCGGTATCCCGGCAGCCCGGTCGACGCGGTCACCGGCGTGGATCTCGACATCGCGCCCGGCAGCATGACAGGCTTCCTCGGGGCCACGGGGTCGGGGAAGACCACCCTGACCGGGCTCGTTCCGAGGTTCTACGATCCGACTGAAGGCCGCCTGCTGATCGACGGGATCGATCTGAGGGACATCCGGCTCGCGTCCCTGCGGAGGTTCGTGGCCGTCGTCCCGCAGAAGTCCATCCTCTTCTCCGGCACGGTATGGGACAACGTCGTCTTCGGCAGGCCCGAGGCCTCGATCGCCGAGGCCTCCGAGGCGGCCCGCATCGCCTGCGCGCTCGAGTTCATAGAGAATCTGCCGCAGGGCTGGGAGACCCGCGTGGAGGAGAGGGGGGTCAATCTCTCGGGCGGGCAGAAGCAGCGGATCGCCATCGCACGGGCCGTCCTCGCGAGGCCGCGCGTCCTGGTGCTCGACGACAGCACGAGTTCGGTCGATGTCGAAACCGAGGCCAGGATACAGGAGGCGCTCGCCTCGTCGCTGCCGGGCTGCACGAGGATCGTCGTGGCGCAGCGCGTGAGTTCGGTGCTCTCCGCGGACAGGATCGTGCTCCTCGACGAGGGCAGGGTCGCCGCGGCCGGCCCGCACTCTGCCCTGCTCTCGGAGAGCCCGCTCTACCGCGAGATCTACGATTCTCAGCTCGGCGATCCCGAAGCGGACGGGGTGGAGGCATGA
- a CDS encoding ABC transporter ATP-binding protein — MLRARRPAAPGRIEEARDPKGALARLAGYLRPYRGALAIVLLMVAGYTLLGLAGPWLTSIAIDGYIIPGRIEGLGAIALAMLASYLLSDLLHALADRRMAVISQESLMLLRRDLFARLQVLPVGFFDRTPAGELMSRLTNDIDAINQAVSQNVTALLASVLSLGGILAAMLLLDVQLTLAALAVIPLMLLFTGFVARYTRRGFRDLQKHLGSMNGMLEEAITGRRIAEAFGRKDDVLEEFDRRNEAVFRSGVAANSYALLLMPVSNALGNVFIVVMAAFGSWLALRDLVTVGVIAAFVTYGRNFVQPLRQLANMYNSIQAALAGAERIFEILDMAPEPGAGGGGWSGEVAGDVRFDSVDFSYVPGTQILADIGFHAERGRTVALVGPTGAGKTTMTNLLTRFYEIDSGVISMDGRDIRGMNLACLRGSLALVLQDTFLFADTVMENIRFGRLDATDDECVEAARLAQADHFIRQLPMGYATDLSEGAANLSQGQRQLLSISRAILAAPAVLVLDEATSSVDTRTERRIQEALFRLRAGRTSIVIAHRLATIRDADLVLVLDGGRIVERGTHASLLAVRGFYRSLYEIGVRGKNVK, encoded by the coding sequence ATGCTTCGGGCGAGGAGGCCCGCGGCCCCCGGGCGCATCGAGGAGGCTCGCGATCCGAAGGGCGCCCTCGCGAGGCTCGCGGGGTACCTGCGGCCCTACAGGGGCGCTCTCGCGATCGTCCTCCTCATGGTGGCGGGGTACACGCTCCTTGGGCTCGCGGGCCCGTGGCTGACGAGCATCGCGATCGACGGGTACATCATCCCGGGCAGGATCGAAGGGCTGGGTGCGATCGCCCTCGCGATGCTGGCTTCCTACCTTCTCTCCGACCTGCTGCATGCCCTTGCCGACCGAAGGATGGCGGTCATCTCGCAGGAATCGCTGATGCTCCTCAGGAGGGATCTCTTCGCCCGGCTGCAGGTTCTCCCCGTCGGCTTCTTCGACAGGACTCCGGCGGGAGAGCTCATGAGCAGGCTCACCAACGACATAGACGCTATAAACCAGGCCGTCTCACAGAACGTCACAGCGCTCCTCGCGAGCGTTCTGTCGCTGGGGGGGATCCTCGCGGCGATGCTCCTGCTCGATGTGCAGCTCACGCTCGCAGCCCTCGCGGTCATCCCCCTGATGCTGCTCTTCACCGGATTCGTGGCGAGGTACACCCGCCGGGGCTTCAGGGATCTCCAGAAGCACCTCGGCTCGATGAACGGGATGCTTGAGGAGGCTATCACCGGCCGGAGGATAGCCGAGGCCTTCGGCAGGAAGGACGACGTCCTGGAGGAGTTCGACAGGAGGAACGAAGCGGTCTTCCGGTCGGGCGTCGCGGCGAACAGCTACGCGCTGCTCCTGATGCCCGTGAGCAACGCGCTCGGGAACGTCTTCATCGTCGTCATGGCAGCCTTCGGGAGCTGGCTCGCGCTCAGGGACCTCGTGACAGTGGGCGTGATCGCTGCGTTCGTCACCTACGGCCGGAACTTCGTCCAGCCGCTGCGGCAGCTCGCCAACATGTACAACTCGATCCAGGCGGCCCTCGCCGGCGCGGAAAGGATCTTCGAGATACTCGACATGGCCCCGGAACCGGGGGCCGGTGGTGGGGGCTGGTCAGGAGAGGTCGCAGGAGACGTCCGGTTCGATTCGGTGGATTTCTCCTACGTCCCCGGGACGCAGATCCTGGCCGACATAGGCTTCCATGCGGAGAGGGGGCGCACCGTGGCTCTCGTCGGCCCCACCGGAGCGGGCAAGACGACGATGACCAACCTCCTCACGAGGTTCTACGAGATCGACTCGGGCGTCATCTCGATGGACGGCAGGGACATCAGGGGGATGAACCTCGCCTGCCTCCGCGGCAGCCTCGCGCTGGTCCTGCAGGACACGTTCCTCTTCGCCGACACCGTCATGGAGAACATCAGGTTCGGCAGGCTCGACGCGACGGACGACGAGTGCGTCGAGGCGGCCCGCCTGGCCCAGGCCGACCATTTCATACGTCAGCTCCCGATGGGCTACGCCACCGACCTGTCCGAGGGGGCCGCAAACCTGAGCCAGGGGCAGAGACAGCTCCTGTCCATCTCGAGGGCCATACTTGCGGCGCCTGCGGTGCTGGTGCTGGACGAGGCCACGAGCAGCGTCGACACCAGGACGGAGAGGAGGATCCAGGAGGCCCTGTTCCGTCTGAGGGCCGGGAGGACCAGCATCGTGATCGCGCACAGGCTCGCTACGATAAGGGATGCGGATCTGGTGCTTGTGCTGGACGGAGGGCGCATCGTGGAGCGCGGGACCCACGCATCGCTGCTCGCCGTCCGCGGCTTCTACCGCTCCCTCTACGAGATCGGTGTCAGAGGAAAAAATGTCAAGTAA
- a CDS encoding SIMPL domain-containing protein, with amino-acid sequence MSPRSMVLMALVSASLLLSACGQEPPDIVRQISVTGNGTAEADPDVATIVFGVDVSSEDPGEAVAEATAMMNSAIEAAGTAGVASEDISTQSYSLWIENVYDPLTYQYTGEILYHVSHYETADVRDLATVGDVLAALVDAGVNSISSVTFRVEDQSALFAQAREAAMADAVSRAEAIAEGLGVSLGEPTYVSEYGGGYTEFDQLGRAAGITTASADMGTGPYFSPGSFSTSASVTVTFEIE; translated from the coding sequence ATGTCCCCGAGATCGATGGTGCTCATGGCCCTGGTGTCCGCATCGCTTCTCCTGTCCGCATGCGGGCAGGAGCCCCCCGACATCGTGCGGCAGATATCCGTCACCGGGAACGGCACCGCGGAAGCCGATCCCGACGTCGCGACCATCGTCTTCGGCGTCGATGTCAGCTCCGAGGATCCCGGCGAAGCCGTGGCCGAGGCCACTGCCATGATGAATTCCGCGATCGAGGCCGCCGGTACGGCGGGTGTGGCCTCGGAAGACATCAGCACCCAGAGCTACAGCCTGTGGATCGAGAACGTCTACGATCCGCTGACATACCAGTACACGGGGGAGATACTCTATCACGTCTCGCACTACGAAACGGCGGACGTGCGCGATCTGGCAACGGTCGGAGACGTCCTGGCCGCCCTGGTCGATGCAGGCGTCAACAGCATCTCGAGCGTGACCTTCAGGGTCGAGGACCAGTCTGCTCTCTTCGCTCAGGCCAGGGAGGCGGCCATGGCCGACGCCGTGAGCAGGGCCGAAGCCATCGCGGAAGGCCTGGGCGTCTCGCTGGGCGAGCCCACATACGTCTCGGAGTACGGCGGCGGCTACACCGAGTTCGACCAGCTCGGCAGGGCGGCCGGCATCACTACGGCGAGCGCCGACATGGGAACGGGTCCCTACTTCTCGCCGGGATCTTTCTCCACCTCTGCGAGCGTCACGGTGACCTTCGAGATAGAATAG